One window of the Pedobacter ginsengisoli genome contains the following:
- a CDS encoding D-2-hydroxyacid dehydrogenase produces MKIVILDGYTLNPGDLSWDGLKEFGEVTLYDRTPVSEVVERSKGADVIFTNKTPVNAEALNSLPDLKYIGVLATGYNIVDTQMAREKGITVSNVPGYGTPSVVQMTFALLLELCLHVQRHSDAVVSGRWASSTDFCFWDYPLVELTGKTMGIIGFGDIGRQVADVATAFGMKVIGTSRNRTDQSHRSNFKWAEIPELLEQSDVVSIHCPLTPETKGLINKENLLRMKSSAFLLNTSRGPVIIEEDLAEALNNSKIAGAGLDVLSVEPPSKDNPLFGAKNCIITPHIAWATKEARARLMEITIRNLSAYKNGNPVNVVNL; encoded by the coding sequence ATGAAAATCGTAATACTAGACGGATATACACTGAATCCCGGAGACCTGAGCTGGGATGGATTAAAAGAATTCGGTGAAGTAACCTTGTACGACCGTACCCCTGTAAGTGAAGTTGTTGAACGCTCAAAAGGGGCGGATGTCATATTTACCAATAAAACACCGGTAAATGCAGAGGCATTGAACAGTCTTCCAGACTTAAAATATATTGGAGTCCTGGCCACTGGTTATAATATAGTTGATACCCAAATGGCGAGGGAAAAGGGCATAACAGTAAGTAATGTACCAGGTTACGGCACGCCATCTGTAGTGCAAATGACCTTTGCCCTTTTACTGGAACTTTGCCTGCATGTGCAGCGCCATAGTGATGCGGTGGTCTCAGGCCGATGGGCTTCCTCTACCGACTTTTGCTTCTGGGATTATCCGCTGGTTGAACTGACTGGAAAAACGATGGGTATTATCGGATTTGGCGATATAGGCAGACAGGTGGCTGATGTAGCCACTGCATTTGGAATGAAAGTTATCGGAACAAGCCGAAACCGGACAGATCAGTCTCATCGCAGTAATTTTAAATGGGCAGAAATACCCGAGCTACTTGAACAGTCAGATGTTGTCAGTATCCATTGTCCTTTAACACCTGAAACCAAAGGGCTGATCAATAAAGAAAACTTATTGCGAATGAAAAGCAGTGCTTTTCTTTTGAATACCTCAAGGGGCCCTGTCATTATTGAAGAAGATCTTGCCGAAGCATTGAACAACAGTAAAATTGCCGGAGCGGGCCTTGATGTGCTCTCTGTTGAGCCACCTTCAAAGGATAACCCACTTTTTGGGGCAAAAAACTGCATCATTACACCGCACATCGCCTGGGCAACAAAAGAAGCAAGAGCCAGATTAATGGAGATAACTATCCGCAACCTGAGTGCCTATAAAAATGGGAATCCTGTAAATGTGGTGAACCTTTAA